Proteins encoded within one genomic window of Spodoptera frugiperda isolate SF20-4 chromosome 7, AGI-APGP_CSIRO_Sfru_2.0, whole genome shotgun sequence:
- the LOC118266364 gene encoding juvenile hormone esterase: MSVFSVKWLVLWSLWAARLVRQPTVTLQLSNGPVRGSISPDGSFRSYLAIPYASVPHRFQAPGPEPTWESIYEAINENVRCTQSVEDSFTVGTADCLSLNVFTPIDASPDSNLPVMTFIHGGGYFKGSGNMIFYGPRYLVPKGVILVTINYRLNIQGFLCLRIKENPGNAAMKDQVAALRWVRRNIRKFGGDPDNVTIFGESAGAASVSFHLYSPMSKGLFHKAITQSGSALAAWAYQYKPVYLASLLAKVMLYESQDPHELYKYFMTKSDDELILTRVPRAEGNTVISEILYTPCAEIPIEGEEAFLTEPPFELLEKGAYNKVPLIIGTNNEEGLLIISMDNSTMVPRLEFEKSLPKNLEIPDKKTKQEVAAELQKMYMEGDDISMDSIVKISRWYGEPNLNFPSLAETEMLLKTSDQPVYNYFFQYSGWRNIPKMFLPKQVKAAAGATHADDLFYMFSHEIFASNFEMKMIDRVTTMWTNFAKYGDPTPEGSSLPIKWLRTNSSTPTSLVIDEEFHTAPLWYNTRVSYLRELYSKFRRKDTNIVR; encoded by the exons ATGTCGGTGTTCAGTGTAAAGTGGTTGGTGCTCTGGTCGCTGTGGGCTGCTCGCCTGGTGCGCCAGCCCACCGTGACCCTGCAGCTCAGCAACGGCCCCGTGAGGGGGAGCATCTCCCCTGATGGCTCCTTCAGAAGTTACCTCGCCATACCGTACGCTAGTGTTCCGCATCGGTTTCAG GCTCCTGGCCCAGAACCCACGTGGGAGAGTATTTATGAAGCCATCAATGAGAATGTGCGATGTACGCAGAGCGTGGAGGACTCCTTCACAGTCGGTACTGCTGACTGCCTCTCCCTGAACGTGTTCACTCCCATCGACGCCAGCCCCGACTCCAACCTGCCCGTCATGACGTTCATCCACGGAGGAGGGTACTTCAAAGGTTCAGGGAACATGATCTTCTACGGGCCGAGGTACTTAGTACCCAAAGGTGTGATCCTTGTCACAATCAACTACAGACTGAACATACAAGGGTTCCTCTGTCTCCGCATCAAAGAAAACCCTGGCAATGCAGCAATGAAGGACCAGGTCGCTGCACTACGGTGGGTGCGCAGGAATATTAGGAAGTTTGGTGGAGACCCCGATAACGTCACCATTTTCGGGGAGAGTGCTGGAGCTGCGTCAGTCTCCTTTCACCTCTACTCTCCAATGTCGAAGGGACTTTTCCACAAAGCAATTACTCAGAGTGGATCAGCTTTGGCTGCGTGGGCATATCAGTACAAACCAGTGTACCTGGCCAGTTTGTTGGCCAAGGTGATGCTGTACGAGTCTCAGGATCCACACGAGCTGTACAAGTACTTCATGACAAAGTCGGACGACGAGCTCATCCTCACCAGGGTACCGAGGGCAGAGGGCAATACTGTCATCTCTGAAATATTATACACACCGTGTGCTGAAATACCAATAGAAGGAGAAGAAGCATTCCTCACGGAGCCACCATTCGAACTGCTGGAGAAAGGAGCGTATAATAAAGTTCCACTTATAATAGGAACTAACAATGAAGAAGGTTTATTGATCATCAGTATGGACAACAGCACAATGGTACCTCGGTTGGAATTCGAAAAGTCTTTGCCAAAGAATTTGGAGATCCCAGACAAGAAGACTAAACAAGAGGTGGCAGCAGAGTTACAGAAGATGTACATGGAGGGAGATGATATATCCATGGATTCTATAGTGAAAATATCGAGATGGTACGGGGAGCCGAATTTGAACTTCCCTTCGTTGGCTGAGACGGAGATGCTGCTGAAGACGTCTGATCAGCCAGTCTACAACTATTTCTTCCAGTACTCGGGCTGGAGGAACATCCCTAAGATGTTTCTGCCAAAACAAGTGAAGGCGGCGGCTGGTGCCACTCACGCAGATGATCTCTTCTACATGTTCTCACACGAGATTTTCGCTTCGAACTTCGAGATGAAAATGATAGATCGTGTGACTACCATGTGGACAAACTTTGCTAAGTATGG GGATCCTACTCCCGAAGGGTCCAGCCTCCCCATAAAGTGGTTGAGGACGAACAGTTCCACCCCGACCTCCCTGGTGATAGACGAGGAGTTCCACACCGCGCCGCTCTGGTACAACACCAGGGTCTCCTACCTTCGGGAGCTGTACTCCAAGTTCAGGAGAAAAGATACCAACATTGTTCGATAG